The DNA sequence CGTCGTGCACGAGAAGGACGGACGCGTGTTCGCCGCGGAGCATCCCGCGTCGTTCGACCGCATCCTCGTCGACGCGCCGTGCACGGGCCTCGGCGCCCTCCGTCGGCGCCCGGAAGCCCGCTGGCGGAAGACGCCGGCCGATGTCGCGGACCTCGTGCCGCTCCAGGTCGAGCTGCTCACCGCCGCGCTCGACGCGCTCGCCCCCGGTGGGATCGTCGCGTACGTCACGTGCTCGCCCCACCTCGCCGAGACCACGGGCGTGGTGCAGGAGGTCCTGCGCGGACGCGCCGACATCGCCGAACTCGACGCCGGTGCGGTGCTCGCACGCGTCGCCCGGTCTCCGATCGACCTGGCCTCGGACGGCACTGGCCGGGTACAGCTGTGGCCGCATCGCCACGGCACGGACGCCATGTTCCTTGCGCTCCTGCAGCGCACTGACCCGCAGACACGCGGCGCCTCGGCCGCAGAAGGAGACGACACCCGTGGAACTGCCTGACGCCCCGCGCATCAATCCCAGCATCCTCGCCGCGGACTTCGTGAACATGCAGCGCGACCTCGCGAAGATCGCGTCGGCGGACTTCGCCCATGTCGACGTGATGGACAACCACTTCGTGCCGAATCTGACCTTCGGACCGCAGATGGTGGAGCGCATCCAGGCGACGAGTCCGATCCCGCTCGACGTGCATCTCATGATCACCGATCCTGATCGCTGGGCGCCCGGATACGCCGAGCTGGGCGCCGCGAGCGTGACGTTCCACCTCGAGGCCGCGGCGGATCCGATCTCCCTCGCCCGCCACCTGCGGAGCATCGGTGCGCGAGCGGGTGTGGCGATCAAGCCGGACACCCCTGCCGACGGCCTGTACCCCGTGCTCGACGAGTTCGACCAGATCCTCGTCATGACGGTCGAACCGGGGTTCGGCGGGCAGGGATTCATGGCCGAGACGATGCCGAAGCTCCGGGCATTGGCCGACGAGGCGAAGCGACGGGGATCGTCCGTGTGGCTGCAGGTCGACGGCGGCATCTCCGATTCCACGATCGAGCAGGCCGCTGCGGCCGGCGCCGACACGTTCGTCGC is a window from the Microbacterium sp. LWO14-1.2 genome containing:
- the rpe gene encoding ribulose-phosphate 3-epimerase — protein: MELPDAPRINPSILAADFVNMQRDLAKIASADFAHVDVMDNHFVPNLTFGPQMVERIQATSPIPLDVHLMITDPDRWAPGYAELGAASVTFHLEAAADPISLARHLRSIGARAGVAIKPDTPADGLYPVLDEFDQILVMTVEPGFGGQGFMAETMPKLRALADEAKRRGSSVWLQVDGGISDSTIEQAAAAGADTFVAGSAVYGADDVEAAVTRLRDRARAASLES